The window TTGATGAGTTTCAGGATGACTTTGAGCACAACCTGACTCTGGCTCAAGATATTGGGGTCAGCAGAATCCTGATCCCGTCAGTCGGCCCTTCAAACTGGTCACACATTCAAACCTTAGCCAAACAATATTCCCAGTTATATTACGCGCTAGGGTTTCATCCGTATTTTCTTCAACAAGACTTTGAACAACATGTCGATCAACTTGAGCAATATTTATCTGAGCAACATCCCCAGTGTGTAGCTTTGGGTGAATGTGGTTTGGATTTTGTGATCGACGTGCCTGTACCTCTGCAAGAAAAAGCACTTGAGATACAGTTTGAACTCGCCAGACGTTTTGAGCTTCCTGTCATTTTGCATAGCCGAAAAGCACACAATCGACTTATTCAAATGGTCAAAACGGCGAAGCTGCCTAAAGGTGGTGTCGTGCATGCTTTTGCTGGTAGCTACCAGCAAGCAATGGAGTGGGTCAGATTAGGTTTTTTCATCGGTGTGGGCGGAACGATTACTTACCCACGAGCGCAAAAAACCCGCGACGCAATTCAAAAAATAGCGCTTGAAAACATACTAATAGAAACAGATGCTCCAGATATGCCTATACTTGGATATCAGGGGCAGCCAAACCACCCTGCGAACCTCATTCATGTATTTAATACGCTCGTAGAGTTGCGTAGAGGAGAAAAGCAATCGATTGCATCGCAACTGTGGAAAAATAGCAATTTTGCCTTCTCAATATGTGAATAGAATTCAAAGAAAGTGTTTAGATTCGAAAACGTTTCCCTTCTTATTGTGAGTTCTATCACAAAGATTGGTGAATCAATTATGAATCTTATGGGAAAGTGTGAGGGCGGCATTACTTTAATTGATGATGCATGAGTATAATTGCCCCGCTTTTATAGCTCCATTTTGTTACACGCCAATAAATAACTTATAAGGAAGTCATAAACTATGAGCCTGTTTATGAGCCTGGTTGGTATGCTTGTGCTACTTGCGATTGCATTAGCATTTTCATCTAACCGTAAAGCTATCAACTTTAGAACTGTGGGTGGTGCATTCGCTATCCAATTCGCATTAGGTGCATTTGTTCTTTATGTACCTTGGGGCCGTGATCTACTGAACGGTTTCTCTAGTGGTGTATCTAACGTTATCAACTACGGTAACGATGGTTCATCATTCCTATTCGGTGGTCTTGTTTCTAACAAGATGTTCGAAGTATTCGGTGGCGGTGGTTTCATCTTCGCATTCCGTGTTCTTCCTACACTGATCTTCTTCTCTGCTCTGATCTCAGTTCTGTACTACATTGGCGTTATGCAATGGGTTATCAAGATTCTTGGTGGCGCACTACAGAAAGCACTTGGTACTTCTCGTGCAGAATCAATGTCAGCAGCAGCTAACATTTTCGTAGGTCAAACTGAAGCCCCACTTGTGGTTCGTCCATTCGTTCCAAAAATGACTCAATCAGAGCTATTCGCGGTAATGTGTGGTGGTCTGGCTTCTGTTGCCGGTGGTGTACTAGCTGGTTACGCATCAATGGGTGTACCTCTGGAATACCTAGTTGCAGCATCATTTATGGCAGCACCTGGTGGTCTACTATTCGCTAAAATTCTTCATCCTGAAACTGATCAGCCTCATGAAAGCATCGAAGAAGCAATGGACGGCGGTGACGACAAACCTGTTAACGTAATCGACGCAGCAGCGGGCGGTGCGGCTTCTGGTCTACAACTAGCGCTAAACGTAGGTGCAATGCTAATTGCATTCGTAGGTTTGATTGCTCTTGTCAACGGTATGCTAGGCGGCATCGGTGCTTGGTTCGGTATGCCTGAACTGACTCTAGAACTAATCCTAGGTTACGCGTTCTCTCCACTAGCATTCCTCATCGGTGTTCCATGGGCTGAAGCAGTAACTGCTGGTTCATTCATCGGTCAGAAAATTGTCGTGAACGAATTCGTTGCATACTTGAACTTCACGCCTTACATCGGTGAAAACGCTCAAGTAATCGCAGCAACTGGTGAAGTAATGTCTGAGAAGACTACGGCTATCATCTCATTTGCACTATGTGGCTTCGCGAACCTTTCTTCTATCGCGATCCTACTAGGTGGTCTGGGTGGTCTCGCGCCAAGCCGTCGTCCTGATATCGCTCGCATGGGTGTGAAAGCAGTACTTGCTGGTACTCTATCTAACCTGATGGCAGCGACAATTGCAGGCTTCTGCTTAAGCCTTGCAGCTCTATAATTTAGTACTGGTTTATAATATATAGACGCCATATTAAATCATGCCCTGTAGCAAGAAATTGCTGCGGGGCTTTTTTCGTTTTTAGGGCTGAAAATTTTTAGCGCGTCAAAGGTAAGCTGTCTTACCTGACCAACTAGAGAATAGAAACCTGGAAATTTTGAGATACAAACCGTTTGCGCTCTATTTGGTGCTACAGTTTTGCGATGAATATCTATAATGTAGACATCACAAGGTGGATACAACCTAATCGATGGGTAAATG is drawn from uncultured Vibrio sp. and contains these coding sequences:
- a CDS encoding TatD family hydrolase codes for the protein MKLFDTHCHFDFDEFQDDFEHNLTLAQDIGVSRILIPSVGPSNWSHIQTLAKQYSQLYYALGFHPYFLQQDFEQHVDQLEQYLSEQHPQCVALGECGLDFVIDVPVPLQEKALEIQFELARRFELPVILHSRKAHNRLIQMVKTAKLPKGGVVHAFAGSYQQAMEWVRLGFFIGVGGTITYPRAQKTRDAIQKIALENILIETDAPDMPILGYQGQPNHPANLIHVFNTLVELRRGEKQSIASQLWKNSNFAFSICE
- a CDS encoding NupC/NupG family nucleoside CNT transporter, producing the protein MSLFMSLVGMLVLLAIALAFSSNRKAINFRTVGGAFAIQFALGAFVLYVPWGRDLLNGFSSGVSNVINYGNDGSSFLFGGLVSNKMFEVFGGGGFIFAFRVLPTLIFFSALISVLYYIGVMQWVIKILGGALQKALGTSRAESMSAAANIFVGQTEAPLVVRPFVPKMTQSELFAVMCGGLASVAGGVLAGYASMGVPLEYLVAASFMAAPGGLLFAKILHPETDQPHESIEEAMDGGDDKPVNVIDAAAGGAASGLQLALNVGAMLIAFVGLIALVNGMLGGIGAWFGMPELTLELILGYAFSPLAFLIGVPWAEAVTAGSFIGQKIVVNEFVAYLNFTPYIGENAQVIAATGEVMSEKTTAIISFALCGFANLSSIAILLGGLGGLAPSRRPDIARMGVKAVLAGTLSNLMAATIAGFCLSLAAL